The DNA region ACCGGGGAGTGCTGGAGCAGCCACGCAAGCCCCACTTGATACTCGGTCGCGTCGTGGTTGTCTGCGACCTCGCCGAGCCCGTCGAGTTCGCCCGAGCCGAGCGGTGCCCACGGGATGAAGCCGATGTCGTGGTCCTCGCAGTACTCGAGGACTGCCTCGTGCTCGCGGTCGCCGACGTTGTACTGGTTCTGGACGGTGGCGATCTCGACCACGTCGCGCGCCGTTTCGAGCTGTTCGACCGAGACGTTCGAGACGCCGACGTGGCTGACCTTCCCCTCGTCCTTGAACTCCGCGAAGGCGTTCATCGACTCCTCGTGGTCGACATCGGGATCGATGCGGTGGTACTGGTACAGATCGATGGTATCCGTTCGGAGTCGATCGAGGCTCCCGAGGATCGCGTTGCGGAGATAGCCGGGGTCGCCGCAC from Halococcus agarilyticus includes:
- a CDS encoding aldo/keto reductase encodes the protein MATENRSDTFDIGGEDTVHRLGFGAMRLTGEGIIGPPDDEAEAREVLQRATELGVDFIDTADSYGPAVSERLIGEALAPSDDVFVATKGGLWRDDRDGAWPKCGDPGYLRNAILGSLDRLRTDTIDLYQYHRIDPDVDHEESMNAFAEFKDEGKVSHVGVSNVSVEQLETARDVVEIATVQNQYNVGDREHEAVLEYCEDHDIGFIPWAPLGSGELDGLGEVADNHDATEYQVGLAWLLQHSPVMLPIPGTSSVDHLEENVAASAIDLSDDEIATIEN